CCAAGATGGCCACAGGAGAGGAACACATCACACAAACACTTCTTCTGTTCTTcacgccccgccccctcccaaaCTGCCAAAGTCGAACAGAGGGCAACTGGAGCAGGGTCATTTAGCTGCCTGGGGCCTGTCGCTGCCATGTTCTTGCTGAGGTGGACTGGCCCTGAGCAGGATGGGCGCTCAGAGCACCCGAGGCCTCAGATCACTCAGTTCCTGCTTTGTCAGGGGCAAGGTGTGGTCTAAGACAGCACAACCCAGGTGACAACATAAGCCACACAGCAGAAAAGGAAACCAGATCAAGTGGATAGCGCACGTTGCATACTTGTGGTATAATCATTTACAAAGGCCAAGTGACCTCAAGATCGTAGTGGGGGCCGACTATGAGAGCGAAGTTCCTGGTCTCTAAACAGCGGTCTACAGATTCAGGTGTAGGCAGAACATAGTAGAAcctccatttattttattttaaatttcaccaTTCAAAATTTCGCATTGTGTAATGTACACGTTTAAACAGTTCAATTTATAAGTAACATACATATGTTGGGGTGAAGGCTCAGGAATGTATTTACGGGGAAATGTATGTTATCAAAATGTTTGGAATCCACTATCAAGCAGTTGTGCTGTTTGCTCAGTTGTGTACTGGGGTGGAGTTTTTCCAACTGCTAGGAATGAATTGTAGTGGGGAGACCGGGCAGCTGGTGGGAACTGAGGTGCTGTCACATTCCACTTAAGACAACAGCAGCAGGGGACTGTCTCTGTCTGAGAAAGGAGGAGACAGGAGCCCCAAGAAGGCCAGAAAACTGTGTTGGTCTCAGCCAGGCCCCAAGAGAACCCAGGTGGAATGTTTGCACTTTCTCAGCCAAGGCAGCCAGAGGCatcccagagaggagagaattaCACATGGTCATTCTCCAAACCTTAACTCAGCACTTTCCTGCGCATCCCTGTCTTCATCCTGGAACCCAATAAACATAATCTAATCACTCTTCTCACTGGAACAAGCCCGGGAGATCAAGGGGAAGTGAGCAGTGGACCTAATCTTTCCCACATTCTGTTTGTACAAAGTGATCCTCCGCAAGCTGGAAGAACGCTATGCAGGCGCCCAAGCAGGGCTGCCATGCGGAGGAAGGAACCCAGAGGCCAGCTCCCTCTGCAATGACGTCAGTGCTGGCCTAATGGGTCCAGGCTGTTGACTCTGCCTGCAGAATGGAAAGCTTTCTCCTCGAGCCTGGCACCAAACTGGAGAGCAGGGCTGACACTTGGAGGTCAGGACTAGCATTGAAAGTGGCCTTGATAAAAGGAGTGTTGTTAAGGACAAATATAGAAAAGGGATGGAAAGACAAATCACACAGATTGGACTGGTCTGTGtaccaacagaaaaaaagaaacctcaatgATGAAAGTCAGTAGTTGAGGtataaattaaaagaagtaaGCATGAGGCTCGCACTCCAGGGCTCTTTCTGCCAAGAGTTTAACACGCCCTAGAGCATCCTTCAGCCAATTGCTCATCCCTAAGTCCCAGCAAGATGATGCGGGCAATCTTCCCATTCCCTAGGAGAGGACTTGATTTACTGAGAGATGCCTGGATCACCTGCCCACGGAGCACAGCTGGACGCAGGACTCCCCTGAGCTCTACTCTTCCTACCACAGGAGACTCACCACTCCCTGTTCTCTCCCTCCATCACTCAGAGCACCCCAAGATCTGGCTACCTCGGGCCCTGAGGCAGACCTACATCCGCAAGGTTGGAGACACCGTGAACCTACTAATCCCGTTTCAGGTGATCATGCCAGCCCCACGCTGGGTCCACTACTGCGACCAGGCCAGGGTTTTGATTTGGAAACAGATACCAAGAGTCCTGGTAGCAGTGGGGCAGTCGTCCTGGCCTTGAATGGAGGGGGCTGTGTCACTAGGAGTCTGGGGCCAAATGACCCTTCCATCTGCACTCCTGAGGGTGGGTTTGGGTCTGCTCGGGTCAGGCATGCCCCATGTGATGCGGTGAGGCTAAGCCACGCCCTTCAGTCAGCAGAGATCTGTGAGCTCTCACTTTGGAGGGCCCTTGGGAGTTTGGGCAGCTATTATTAGTCCCAGCTGCCCTGGGTGTCCATGACCTAGACTTTCAGAGGGCAAGAGACTTAAAGCCATCCCCCTTTCCCATGATCCTAAGGCTGTTGCTGAAAGACGGAAGTCCCCTGGGAGAGTTCACCAACCTCTAACTCAAGGAATTTGCAGCTGCGAGTCAAGTCACCATGTGGACCTGTGGTGGATCTGACCTCTACCGCAGTAGGGAGGGTTAAGAGGCCTCTTGAGGATACTCACAGCCTTATCCCCATTTCTCAGGGCAAACCCAAACCTCGAGCCACGTGGACATGTGATGGCTGTGCCTTGGACGCCAGTCGTGTGAGTGTGCGGAATGGGGAGCGGGACTCCATCCTCTTCATCCGAGAAGCCCAACGTGCAGACTCCGGTCGCTACCAGCTCAGTGTGCAGCTGGGCGAGCTGGAGGCCACCGCCACCATTGACATCCTGGTGATTGGTATGGTGAGGGGAGTGGGAGATGGGGTGGTCCTCAGAGTCTCCCTCTCCAGGCTGAAGAGGAGCCATCGCAGAGAGCTGGGGAAGCTGAGGTGACTCCTTCACACTGAGTGTGGGACACAGTCTGGGGTGAAGGCAGGGGTAACTAAGCAGAGCAGGGGAAGGGGCACTTCTGAAGTGATTTCCATGCATGTGAGTTGTACATGCCCACTGCCATGCTTGGCCCTTTCAGAGAGGCCAGGCCCTCCTCAGAGTATCAAGTTGGTGGATGTTTGGGGCTCCAACGCTATCCTGGAGTGGACACCTCCCCAAGACACAGGCAATGTGGCACTCCTGGGATACACGGTGCAGAAGGCTGACACAAaatctggggtgaggcctggctgggagggagggagggagggaggaatagcACATTCTGGAATAGGGCTCTGGTAGCTCCATGTGGTGGACTGAGGGGGAGTGAGTTCACAAAACAGGTGTCTCTTTCATGGCATCTTCTTGGGACCCGGAAGCTATGGTTCACAGTACTGGAACGTTATCATCGCACCAGCTGCACTGTCTCCAAGCTCATTGTCGGCAACTCCTATGCATTTCGAGTCTTTGCTGAGAACCAGTGTGGACTCAGTGAGACAGCCCCCATCACTGCCGACCTTGCCCACATCCAGAAAGCAGGTAAGGTACGGAGACCCTGAGCTGGGAAGAGTTAAGGATAAAGGTTGCAGAGGGATGGGGGTCCCAGGCTCTACAGCATTGCCCTTCTTGGTCCCCTCAGCTACTGTTTACAAGACAGAGGGGTTTGCCCAGCGAGATTTCTCTGAAGCCCCAAAGTTCAGCCAGCCTCTGGCAGACTGCATTACAGTCACTGGCTATGACACCCAGCTCTTCTGCTGCGTCCGCGCCTCTCCCAAGGTGAGTGGGGAGTTCTATGGGGTGGCTGTGCTGTGCTGCTTCCTGCTCCCACGCCAACCTTAGCTACACTGAAGAGCATTCTAACCAAAACATTTGTTCACGTCACCGTCATCTGCCTCCTCCACAGTAGGTTATGAAGGAGCCGTCAGGGCACTTGGAGTCCAAGACAGGCTGATGTGGATAATGTTCCCAGCTTTCCTTTTAGTGTTTGTTCATCTGAAGATGTCACTTTCTGACCTGCTGGCAACTGGGGATGAGCTTCAAAGTTGTCTCTCTGGCAGGGGTGGTAGAGTCCTGTTGGATTCTCCTGATTCACCCTCACGCCTCCTCTGATCGGGGCCATGCACATGTGAGCTGCCTAGAGTTGAGCTTTTGGCCACAAACCTGAGCAAGGATTTCTGTCTATTCACAGTCTAGTCACTGTACGCCACACATGGCATAAAATACCACCAACAACCTTTACCAAGTGCCTTCTGTGTATCAGCCCTGGGCCAGACCATCCGGGGATAAcatctcagaaagaaaataacaataagcCCACTCTAGAAACTACTTTCTAACCAGAGGGGACAGGAGCGACTCCTAAGGCAACAGCGGGAATAGAACATAAATGATTCAACAGTGTATATACAAAAAAGAGGAGATCCTGACACTAGGTGCTTATGATCCACGGAGGGAGCAGCACAGAACAGAAGTCATCACCTTTCTTCTCGTCAGGAACTCTTGATGAACAAGGCGAGATTTCAGGTGCTTTCCAACCAaaagaaggagggtgggaggctgTTGAGGGTCCTGGAAGGGGAATGTCTTCCCAAATGTAAGGGATGAGGAGCTATCCAGAAGGCTGTTATCTTTGCTACATCCCTGTACCACCCGTTCATTAAGCACCCTATTCCCCCGCTCTTCCGGATGGTGTGTCCCTCAGCCTTGTAGGCAAAGAGTCCCAGAGACGGAGCCCCAAAAGAACAACTGCTCTTACAACTCCTGCTGCCCCCTCATCTTTATCTTCCAGCCAAAGATCATCTGGCTGAAGAACAAGATTGACATCCAGGGCAACCCCAAGTACAGAGCCCTCACTCACCTGGGAATCTGCTCCCTAGAAATTCGCAAGCCTGGTCCCTTTGACAGGGGCATCTGCACCTGCAAGGCGGTTAACCCCCTGGGGGAGGCGTCTGTGGACTGTCGGGTGGACGTGAAAGGTAAGGGCAGCGCTCGTGCCTTAGGGTGCAagcatctcctctctccccagctggAAAAGTCGTTGGCAGAGACCCAGCCTCCACGGGGAAGGGCCTGGTTTGCTTCCTCCTTCAGGTCCcctcatcactgtcatcatcggGATGTACTTGAGGAGCTGCTTTGATGGTCCactatttcatttctctccatcaaTTCTGTAACACGGGAAGAATCgctatttccattttgcaaaggagaaacctgaggcacagggaggtgacTGGTTTACCCAACATTTCCAGTGTTGGTTGAGGAGCTGGCATTATGGTGGAAAGAGCCCATGTCTCCTGGGCCTCACccagattgtttttctttaaaatatgcaatCTTCTGAATCGATTCCCTCTGGGGGACTTTCCCCTCTGGTTTGTTAAAAGGGAATATTGTACCTCCTCTCTATCTCTTATAAAgtactcattcatttatccattcctgTCACCTTGTTCAGAGCTCCATCGTTGCATTTagcatattgttttataattgtcTATTTCCTGATCTGTTTCCTCATTAGATTATGGGcactgtgagggcagggacagtCTCATTCGCCTTTGTCTCCCCAGGGTTGAGCCCCATTTCTGACACACAGTGGGCACTGTCTAAGTGCGTGTAGCATGAATCAGGAGTGAATGGGCCTTTCCATGTGCTGCTCTTCCCTGTGCATGGACTCCTAATTAGCACCATGGACTCTCGAAAAACCTGAGGAGTATATCCCTTCCCAATGCTCCGAAAGAAGGTTTCCCAGAGATTTCCGAGATGTTAACATTGAGAAATGTCTGAATTCTTGCAGCTCCTCATTGAAGCTCCCTAAGAGGACATGGCAACTCTGAGGAAGGTAAGGAGAGAGGGACAGGGGTCTGAGTGAGATATTTCATGTTTGTGGCTAGTGTTGTTGAGTCTGAGATAGCTATGCATCCCTGAGTCTTTCAACCATGCACTCGCTGGTGACCACTTTTCTTAGTAAGCTAGTACAACCTTCCCTGTGGAGGGAATTTACCACAGATGACGTCTACTTTTGTCGCATCTTCTATCTATCTGTACTCCTCAAGCTGATGATAGGAATTAAACCTAATGGTCCTCTGAAGAAGAGTGACAGCATCTAGCTAATTGCAAGGGGATtctgtgggagggaggtgggcaggtgCTAGAAGAAAAGGTGTCAAGGGAACAATCAGGAGTGGAGGATGGATGAGGTTACCTTTACCTCATGGCGGCAgcatggaagaggagagaggaagctgcTCCTGTCAATTAAGTGTTTCTACCTCAGCATCATAAGCATGGTGAGAAACAAAttagtttgcttgttttttactTTGAAGTTTATGGATTCTTTCCCTTCCAAGAGAAGAAAACCACCATCATCATTGCATGTCAATAATAATTGAACATGTGGGTATGTGGTCCCAAGCAGCACATCATTGGCAAAGGGCAACTCAGTTCATCATTTAGAATTTGACAGTTCCTTCATATTCTAAATCATTCACAGCAGAAATGTTGTGTACAAACTGGTGAGTGAGGTGAAAAAGAAGCTCAGGAGAGAATTAAGGAGAACTGGTTCCCAATGTCTCCTCTGCCCTGGAGCTCCCAGCTGATGAAAATTGAGAATGAATTCCATTCCAGAAGCCATTATTTAAGCCTATCATTGATATACAGCAAATGAAAACCCTACGGGATGCATTAAAAGCATAGACTTCTCAGGAGAGCTCTGTCTGCCAGCTGGCCCTCAAAGCCAGCTCTCTCGCCATCCTTCCGTTCCCTCTGTGTTAATGTTAACGTCGTGTTGTGTTGGTGTTGGCCTTGTTAGTGTTAGCTGCCCTCCTACCTCTCTCCCAGCCAGTGCCCAGCAATGAAGCAGAGTAAGTAGAGAATTCATAGCACAGGATCCAGGGACCATAAAGAGGGATTGCCTCAGCATCCTGGATGTGCTCTGGCTGTTTGCTGTTATGGCCACAGCAGACCTTCTCTTTTCTGTGCTTCCAGGAAGCCTGATTGTGCTGAGATTGTGTTCTTGAGGAGCTCCAGTCCAGTGCCTGGTTTGGACTAATCTAAATAAATGTGTGCATCCTCAGTGCATAAGTGTCCATCTGTTTGAGCCCTTCTACAAGGGAAAACCATTTAGAAAGTTGGAACCTTTAGCCAGACTGTATGAAGTCTGTGGACCCTcagactcctctttctcttcccatatCCACATTCTCTTCCACAGAGGTTTCTAACACTGTCCTTTTCTCTAGACAGTCTCCGACAGAGCCGACTTCAACTCTGTACAGGACTAGGTGCTAAAAGATGTTGAAGATCActtgctctcttcctctgtgctctTTCCAGTATAAGCTGGAAAACAGGATGCACATCTATCATAGAGATGCAGACAGCAGGACACATAAATATGAACATAGCTAATTAAAGACAGAGTACTAAGACTTGAGGGCTGGGAGATACTGAAGAAATTGGAGCAGAGTCTCATTAAGCCCTGGGGACACAACAAAGGTGAGGTGCCCTTGCTTATATGTTTTCATTCTTATAACAAATACGATATTGGAGATATTCTGTAATGGAATCTGCACAAGATAGAAACAATTCCTCCCATCCTAGTATGGGCATGGTGTTCTTCCCATCAAGATTGAGACTCTGTATctcctctccttgaatctgggctgaccATGGGACCTGCTTTAACCAAAAGAATGTAGTGGAGGTGATGCTGTGCCAGTTCTGGGCCTAGACTTTAAGAGGTCTAGTAGtttctacttttgcttttggaaGTCAGCTCCCACGTAAAGAATTCAGTAGAATTatgagaggccacatggagcaCAACCAAGcatcccagctgacagccagcaccaTGACCCTAGATGTGTGTGGCCATCTTGGACCCTCCAGCCCTAGTCAAACCCAATCTACTCCTTGTAAAGTGGAGACAGGTTGTCCTTGCATAGCCCTGCATGAGCACATGAGTGGTTGCtgctgtttcaagccactaaatattggggtggtttgttacactgTAATAGATGTCTGAAACAGCCTTCTATGCATCAGGCACAGACCCTCAGACTTTATCTCTTtcaatcttcattttacaaatgaggaagttgAAGCTTATAAATTGCTCCAGGTAATGCAGCTGGTAagtagcagagctaggatttgaactagTCTGTTTGACTTCAAGCCTCCTCTATTTCCTCTCATCTCTTTTACCCAGTGACCCTCACTGCAGTGGGTCTGAGCTGGAATCAGGagtctcagaaagaaaagatttgtAGGAGTCAGTAAGTATTAGGCAAGgtttggaggaggaaggggatgtGTTTTGGCTGAGAAGAGTGTTCAGACCAAAGGTCTATTTTCAGTTGAGGCAAAGCATCTATTCCAGCCTTTCTCAACTGGTGTTCTAAGGGAATTAAACCCCAGTGTCCCAAGGCATCCATTGTACGTCATAAATGCACTTCTTCCCATGCATCTAGAATGTTACTAGTTATGTACCATCCttgggaaaactgagaaaatagtcACACAAATCACTTGTAGGGTCTAACGCGCTTGTGGAACGCCTGATGAGAATGTTGGAGGTGGGCAGAGTCCAGAGCCAGCTGGTCATGTACACACTGGCCAGGAGGCCTCCCTCCAGCTGAAGCAGGACCTAGGTCAGGAAGGAATGAAATACTCCCTTAGGACTATGATGCCCTAAGGATCAGTTAGACCTCAGGCCTCAGCCCGCAGCTCCATGCCTCTGCTGTTTATTGAAGTATTCAAGGGCCATCCCTTAAAGTTCATATATTCTCAACCTTCATGGTGAAGGAGTACAATCATCTTCAGACTGAACAAGACCTCAAGTCACAGTTAATCTTTCTGCATTCAAGGAGAAGTGCACTGGAAtccttaattttttcatttatgcattcatcacTATGGAGTACCTTCTGAACTAAGGCCTACCATGTGCCTGGGAGGGGGAGtaatttcttcattaattcaCTTAGTCATTATTTATCCAAAATCTTAACCACCTGTTCACATGTACCATTTTGGGGTTGAGCTGAGGGGGAAAAATATTTCCCCAATTCGTGgctttatgctgagtgaagaaTTCTTATGCCTGAAGTCTACATTTTCTGGCCTTGTTGTCATTTTGATGGAGGAGAAAGCAGTTTCATTGCCTTTTTTCTGCTACTGCAACAGCTTTCAAAATCATAATTTGGTATTGGAAAACTGGAGATGAGTTTCCTTAGGGGAAACTAGCTTTCAATTTGCTAAAACTGCCTCCCCTACTCCCTTGAAGGAGGGTGAAGAAGTAAATACAGagtttccctcctcctgctgctcctaGGGGAAGAAGGAATGCAGTTAATGAGCAGCTTCTTTCCCTCTGATCTCCCTTTGCCGGCTAGCTGCCTGGAGACAGGGAAGCTGCCAGGGTGGTTTCCCCGCTCCATGGAACCTGAATCCTATAAGTAACTAAAATTCCACTTTAACCAGCAAGCCCAcggaaaaagaggaaattctcttctctctgctcttcctcacaTAAACTCACAAGTTCTGGGTCTCCCATCCTTTCCCTATCACCCACCAAATTCCAAGACTCCTTTGCTTCCTGTGGCATTACAATAACATCTCACTCCTGCAAACCTCACCACCTCCACTTCACAGCAAAACACTGGGAAGTAAATGAAAAAGCCTCTAAGAGgccaaaataatggtcataaactCTAGAGACTAAAGCTCAGGCTCTTTGTTTACAAGAAGCTCTTCCGCCATTCTTTTAgggccttttaaaatttttagaacatttctgttaACTGATGGCCCAGCCTATTCACAGGCAACACTTGGAAACAACAAAGAGAGAAATCCCTAATAAGTAGGCTTACGCGTTTTACAAACATAGCTTTTGGTTTAGAGGTAGCAAGTTACAAACACCCCCTGAAAAGCCCCTAACACACATGGTACAAAACTTCTTGTTCATACGTAGCCTCCTAACCTTGTAACTGTGCCGGGCACGATCCTCGCTTCATAGATGAGCGAGGGGTCAACTACAGGCGCCGAGAGGTCAACGATCCTCCAGTCCGCCTAGCCTGCAAACGGAGGAGTCGCGGtttgaatttgaacccagatctcccTGTGTGAAGAGTCCGTTGTTTTCTTTACACCTTGGTGCCTCACGTTCCGAATGTTCTTCCTTAAAGAGCTGACGGAAGACGTACTTCTTAGAGAATCTCGATATACTGAAAACATAAATGTTTTGGTGCTTCCGTAAGTTGGTAAAATCACAACTGGGCAACTGTGGCAAATGCGGCGCTTGCATATGCAGGGAGCCCAAGGAAACAAACTTCTTCAGGCAGAGGGTTAGTTTTGGAGCCGACGGCCGCAAGGAGG
This Equus przewalskii isolate Varuska unplaced genomic scaffold, EquPr2 ChrUn-13, whole genome shotgun sequence DNA region includes the following protein-coding sequences:
- the MYBPHL gene encoding myosin-binding protein H-like isoform X2; amino-acid sequence: METATSPEVASGSSLKVKEARPADAERPQASPQQGAGSPVPQLPSTIEEHPKIWLPRALRQTYIRKVGDTVNLLIPFQGKPKPRATWTCDGCALDASRVSVRNGERDSILFIREAQRADSGRYQLSVQLGELEATATIDILVIERPGPPQSIKLVDVWGSNAILEWTPPQDTGNVALLGYTVQKADTKSGLWFTVLERYHRTSCTVSKLIVGNSYAFRVFAENQCGLSETAPITADLAHIQKAATVYKTEGFAQRDFSEAPKFSQPLADCITVTGYDTQLFCCVRASPKPKIIWLKNKIDIQGNPKYRALTHLGICSLEIRKPGPFDRGICTCKAVNPLGEASVDCRVDVKAPH
- the MYBPHL gene encoding myosin-binding protein H-like isoform X1, which translates into the protein METATSPEVASGSSLKVKEARPADAERPQASPQQGAGSPVPQLPSTIEEHPKIWLPRALRQTYIRKVGDTVNLLIPFQGKPKPRATWTCDGCALDASRVSVRNGERDSILFIREAQRADSGRYQLSVQLGELEATATIDILVIERPGPPQSIKLVDVWGSNAILEWTPPQDTGNVALLGYTVQKADTKSGVSLSWHLLGTRKLWFTVLERYHRTSCTVSKLIVGNSYAFRVFAENQCGLSETAPITADLAHIQKAATVYKTEGFAQRDFSEAPKFSQPLADCITVTGYDTQLFCCVRASPKPKIIWLKNKIDIQGNPKYRALTHLGICSLEIRKPGPFDRGICTCKAVNPLGEASVDCRVDVKAPH
- the MYBPHL gene encoding myosin-binding protein H-like isoform X3; the encoded protein is MFPQEHPKIWLPRALRQTYIRKVGDTVNLLIPFQGKPKPRATWTCDGCALDASRVSVRNGERDSILFIREAQRADSGRYQLSVQLGELEATATIDILVIERPGPPQSIKLVDVWGSNAILEWTPPQDTGNVALLGYTVQKADTKSGVSLSWHLLGTRKLWFTVLERYHRTSCTVSKLIVGNSYAFRVFAENQCGLSETAPITADLAHIQKAATVYKTEGFAQRDFSEAPKFSQPLADCITVTGYDTQLFCCVRASPKPKIIWLKNKIDIQGNPKYRALTHLGICSLEIRKPGPFDRGICTCKAVNPLGEASVDCRVDVKAPH